In the genome of Trichomycterus rosablanca isolate fTriRos1 chromosome 24, fTriRos1.hap1, whole genome shotgun sequence, one region contains:
- the pfkfb2b gene encoding 6-phosphofructo-2-kinase/fructose-2,6-bisphosphatase 2 isoform X1, with the protein MCDEAKRAEPRTNGKQCSWASYMTNSPTLIVMIGLPARGKTYMSKKLTRYLNWIGVPTKVFNLGVYRREAVKAYKSYDFFRHDNEEAMKIRKQCALVALQDVKAYLNEEGGQIAVFDATNTTRERRDLILNFVKENAYKVFFVESVCDDLDIIAANIMEVKVSSPDYPEAHRERVMGDFLKRIECYKVTYQPLDPDDYDKDLSFIKVMNVGRRYLVNRIQDYIQSKIVYYLMNIRVHSHCIYLCRHGESNHNVQGRIGGDSELSPRGKQFAAALRGFIKEHGLSDLKVWTSQLRRSIQTAEALGVPYEQWKILNEIDAGVCEEMTYEMIQNAFPEEFALRDQDKYHYRYPGGESYQDLVQRLEPVIMELERQGNVLVVCHQAVMRCLLAYFLDKNADDLPYLKCPLHTVLKLTPVAYGCKVEMFYLNVEAVNTHRDRPLGQARRSPAPLLLRRNSYTPLSSLDQVKRPRLYSAGNRPWLPLAPSPSALHLPDTPEGALHHSQPRVTSSFLNPCATESSLKTQKTALTVSASE; encoded by the exons ATGTGTGATGAAGCCAAGAGAGCCGAGCCCAGGACCAATGGCAAGCAGTGCT caTGGGCATCCTACATGACCAACTCCCCAACTTTGATTGTCATGATTGGACTGCCAGCCAGAGGCAAGACCTACATGTCAAAGAAGCTCACGCGCTATCTGAATTGGATCGGAGTTCCTACAAAAG TTTTTAACCTGGGGGTTTACAGAAGGGAGGCAGTTAAAGCGTACAAGTCTTATGACTTTTTTCGACATGACAATGAAGAGGCCATGAAAATAAGAAA GCAGTGTGCTCTGGTAGCCCTGCAGGATGTGAAGGCTTATCTGAATGAAGAAGGAGGACAAATTGCA GTGTTTGACGCAACAAACACAACCCGGGAGCGGCGGGATCTGATCCTGAACTTTGTAAAGGAGAATGCCTACAAG GTGTTTTTTGTCGAGTCTGTTTGTGACGACCTGGATATTATCGCTGCTAATATTATG GAAGTGAAGGTGTCGAGTCCGGATTACCCCGAAGCACACAGAGAAAGGGTGATGGGTGACTTCTTAAAGCGCATCGAGTGCTACAAAGTTACCTACCAACCGTTAGACCCCGATGATTATGACAA AGACCTGTCCTTTATTAAGGTGATGAACGTGGGTCGGCGTTACCTGGTGAACCGCATACAGGACTACATCCAGAGCAAGATCGTCTACTATCTGATGAACATCCGTGTGCACTCCCACTGCATCTACCTGTGTCGGCATGGCGAGAGCAACCACAATGTGCAGGGTCGCATCGGGGGCGACTCGGAGCTCTCGCCCCGTGGCAAGCAG TTTGCAGCAGCTCTGCGTGGGTTCATCAAGGAGCATGGCCTGTCCGATCTAAAGGTGTGGACGAGCCAACTGAGGAGGTCCATCCAGACGGCTGAGGCTCTGGGAGTGCCGTACGAACAGTGGAAGATCTTGAACGAGATTGATGCT ggTGTCTGTGAGGAAATGACCTATGAGATGATCCAAAACGCGTTCCCAGAAGAGTTTGCACTAAGGGACCAGGACAAATACCATTATAGATATCCAGGAGGCGAG TCTTATCAGGACCTGGTCCAGCGTCTGGAGCCTGTGATTATGGAGCTGGAGAGACAGGGAAATGTTCTGGTGGTCTGTCATCAGGCTGTTATGAGATGTCTTCTGGCTTattttttggataaaaatgcAG ACGATCTGCCGTACCTGAAGTGTCCACTGCACACTGTTCTGAAGCTCACTCCTGTCGCCTATG GTTGTAAAGTGGAAATGTTTTATCTGAATGTGGAGGCGGTCAACACACACCGCGACAGACCATTG GGGCAAGCTCGTAGGAGTCCAGCCCCCCTGCTGCTCCGGCGGAATAGTTACACCCCTTTGTCCAGTCTTGACCAGGTCAAACGACCGCGTCTGTACAGCGCTGGGAACCGGCCTTGGCTGCCCCTCGCACCCTCCCCCTCAGCCCTGCACTTGCCTGACACTCCCGAGGGGGCGCTGCACCACAGCCAA CCTCGAGTAACAAGCAGTTTTCT GAACCCATGTGCGACGGAATCGTCTTTGAAAACCCAGAAGACGGCGTTGACTGTTTCCGCTTCTGAATAA
- the pfkfb2b gene encoding 6-phosphofructo-2-kinase/fructose-2,6-bisphosphatase 2 isoform X2: protein MCDEAKRAEPRTNGKQCSWASYMTNSPTLIVMIGLPARGKTYMSKKLTRYLNWIGVPTKVFNLGVYRREAVKAYKSYDFFRHDNEEAMKIRKQCALVALQDVKAYLNEEGGQIAVFDATNTTRERRDLILNFVKENAYKVFFVESVCDDLDIIAANIMEVKVSSPDYPEAHRERVMGDFLKRIECYKVTYQPLDPDDYDKDLSFIKVMNVGRRYLVNRIQDYIQSKIVYYLMNIRVHSHCIYLCRHGESNHNVQGRIGGDSELSPRGKQFAAALRGFIKEHGLSDLKVWTSQLRRSIQTAEALGVPYEQWKILNEIDAGVCEEMTYEMIQNAFPEEFALRDQDKYHYRYPGGESYQDLVQRLEPVIMELERQGNVLVVCHQAVMRCLLAYFLDKNADDLPYLKCPLHTVLKLTPVAYGCKVEMFYLNVEAVNTHRDRPLGQARRSPAPLLLRRNSYTPLSSLDQVKRPRLYSAGNRPWLPLAPSPSALHLPDTPEGALHHSQEPMCDGIVFENPEDGVDCFRF, encoded by the exons ATGTGTGATGAAGCCAAGAGAGCCGAGCCCAGGACCAATGGCAAGCAGTGCT caTGGGCATCCTACATGACCAACTCCCCAACTTTGATTGTCATGATTGGACTGCCAGCCAGAGGCAAGACCTACATGTCAAAGAAGCTCACGCGCTATCTGAATTGGATCGGAGTTCCTACAAAAG TTTTTAACCTGGGGGTTTACAGAAGGGAGGCAGTTAAAGCGTACAAGTCTTATGACTTTTTTCGACATGACAATGAAGAGGCCATGAAAATAAGAAA GCAGTGTGCTCTGGTAGCCCTGCAGGATGTGAAGGCTTATCTGAATGAAGAAGGAGGACAAATTGCA GTGTTTGACGCAACAAACACAACCCGGGAGCGGCGGGATCTGATCCTGAACTTTGTAAAGGAGAATGCCTACAAG GTGTTTTTTGTCGAGTCTGTTTGTGACGACCTGGATATTATCGCTGCTAATATTATG GAAGTGAAGGTGTCGAGTCCGGATTACCCCGAAGCACACAGAGAAAGGGTGATGGGTGACTTCTTAAAGCGCATCGAGTGCTACAAAGTTACCTACCAACCGTTAGACCCCGATGATTATGACAA AGACCTGTCCTTTATTAAGGTGATGAACGTGGGTCGGCGTTACCTGGTGAACCGCATACAGGACTACATCCAGAGCAAGATCGTCTACTATCTGATGAACATCCGTGTGCACTCCCACTGCATCTACCTGTGTCGGCATGGCGAGAGCAACCACAATGTGCAGGGTCGCATCGGGGGCGACTCGGAGCTCTCGCCCCGTGGCAAGCAG TTTGCAGCAGCTCTGCGTGGGTTCATCAAGGAGCATGGCCTGTCCGATCTAAAGGTGTGGACGAGCCAACTGAGGAGGTCCATCCAGACGGCTGAGGCTCTGGGAGTGCCGTACGAACAGTGGAAGATCTTGAACGAGATTGATGCT ggTGTCTGTGAGGAAATGACCTATGAGATGATCCAAAACGCGTTCCCAGAAGAGTTTGCACTAAGGGACCAGGACAAATACCATTATAGATATCCAGGAGGCGAG TCTTATCAGGACCTGGTCCAGCGTCTGGAGCCTGTGATTATGGAGCTGGAGAGACAGGGAAATGTTCTGGTGGTCTGTCATCAGGCTGTTATGAGATGTCTTCTGGCTTattttttggataaaaatgcAG ACGATCTGCCGTACCTGAAGTGTCCACTGCACACTGTTCTGAAGCTCACTCCTGTCGCCTATG GTTGTAAAGTGGAAATGTTTTATCTGAATGTGGAGGCGGTCAACACACACCGCGACAGACCATTG GGGCAAGCTCGTAGGAGTCCAGCCCCCCTGCTGCTCCGGCGGAATAGTTACACCCCTTTGTCCAGTCTTGACCAGGTCAAACGACCGCGTCTGTACAGCGCTGGGAACCGGCCTTGGCTGCCCCTCGCACCCTCCCCCTCAGCCCTGCACTTGCCTGACACTCCCGAGGGGGCGCTGCACCACAGCCAA GAACCCATGTGCGACGGAATCGTCTTTGAAAACCCAGAAGACGGCGTTGACTGTTTCCGCTTCTGA
- the pfkfb2b gene encoding 6-phosphofructo-2-kinase/fructose-2,6-bisphosphatase 2 isoform X3, translating into MCDEAKRAEPRTNGKQCSWASYMTNSPTLIVMIGLPARGKTYMSKKLTRYLNWIGVPTKVFNLGVYRREAVKAYKSYDFFRHDNEEAMKIRKQCALVALQDVKAYLNEEGGQIAVFDATNTTRERRDLILNFVKENAYKVFFVESVCDDLDIIAANIMEVKVSSPDYPEAHRERVMGDFLKRIECYKVTYQPLDPDDYDKDLSFIKVMNVGRRYLVNRIQDYIQSKIVYYLMNIRVHSHCIYLCRHGESNHNVQGRIGGDSELSPRGKQFAAALRGFIKEHGLSDLKVWTSQLRRSIQTAEALGVPYEQWKILNEIDAGVCEEMTYEMIQNAFPEEFALRDQDKYHYRYPGGESYQDLVQRLEPVIMELERQGNVLVVCHQAVMRCLLAYFLDKNADDLPYLKCPLHTVLKLTPVAYGCKVEMFYLNVEAVNTHRDRPLPRVTSSFLNPCATESSLKTQKTALTVSASE; encoded by the exons ATGTGTGATGAAGCCAAGAGAGCCGAGCCCAGGACCAATGGCAAGCAGTGCT caTGGGCATCCTACATGACCAACTCCCCAACTTTGATTGTCATGATTGGACTGCCAGCCAGAGGCAAGACCTACATGTCAAAGAAGCTCACGCGCTATCTGAATTGGATCGGAGTTCCTACAAAAG TTTTTAACCTGGGGGTTTACAGAAGGGAGGCAGTTAAAGCGTACAAGTCTTATGACTTTTTTCGACATGACAATGAAGAGGCCATGAAAATAAGAAA GCAGTGTGCTCTGGTAGCCCTGCAGGATGTGAAGGCTTATCTGAATGAAGAAGGAGGACAAATTGCA GTGTTTGACGCAACAAACACAACCCGGGAGCGGCGGGATCTGATCCTGAACTTTGTAAAGGAGAATGCCTACAAG GTGTTTTTTGTCGAGTCTGTTTGTGACGACCTGGATATTATCGCTGCTAATATTATG GAAGTGAAGGTGTCGAGTCCGGATTACCCCGAAGCACACAGAGAAAGGGTGATGGGTGACTTCTTAAAGCGCATCGAGTGCTACAAAGTTACCTACCAACCGTTAGACCCCGATGATTATGACAA AGACCTGTCCTTTATTAAGGTGATGAACGTGGGTCGGCGTTACCTGGTGAACCGCATACAGGACTACATCCAGAGCAAGATCGTCTACTATCTGATGAACATCCGTGTGCACTCCCACTGCATCTACCTGTGTCGGCATGGCGAGAGCAACCACAATGTGCAGGGTCGCATCGGGGGCGACTCGGAGCTCTCGCCCCGTGGCAAGCAG TTTGCAGCAGCTCTGCGTGGGTTCATCAAGGAGCATGGCCTGTCCGATCTAAAGGTGTGGACGAGCCAACTGAGGAGGTCCATCCAGACGGCTGAGGCTCTGGGAGTGCCGTACGAACAGTGGAAGATCTTGAACGAGATTGATGCT ggTGTCTGTGAGGAAATGACCTATGAGATGATCCAAAACGCGTTCCCAGAAGAGTTTGCACTAAGGGACCAGGACAAATACCATTATAGATATCCAGGAGGCGAG TCTTATCAGGACCTGGTCCAGCGTCTGGAGCCTGTGATTATGGAGCTGGAGAGACAGGGAAATGTTCTGGTGGTCTGTCATCAGGCTGTTATGAGATGTCTTCTGGCTTattttttggataaaaatgcAG ACGATCTGCCGTACCTGAAGTGTCCACTGCACACTGTTCTGAAGCTCACTCCTGTCGCCTATG GTTGTAAAGTGGAAATGTTTTATCTGAATGTGGAGGCGGTCAACACACACCGCGACAGACCATTG CCTCGAGTAACAAGCAGTTTTCT GAACCCATGTGCGACGGAATCGTCTTTGAAAACCCAGAAGACGGCGTTGACTGTTTCCGCTTCTGAATAA
- the pfkfb2b gene encoding 6-phosphofructo-2-kinase/fructose-2,6-bisphosphatase 2 isoform X4 has product MCDEAKRAEPRTNGKQCSWASYMTNSPTLIVMIGLPARGKTYMSKKLTRYLNWIGVPTKVFNLGVYRREAVKAYKSYDFFRHDNEEAMKIRKQCALVALQDVKAYLNEEGGQIAVFDATNTTRERRDLILNFVKENAYKVFFVESVCDDLDIIAANIMEVKVSSPDYPEAHRERVMGDFLKRIECYKVTYQPLDPDDYDKDLSFIKVMNVGRRYLVNRIQDYIQSKIVYYLMNIRVHSHCIYLCRHGESNHNVQGRIGGDSELSPRGKQFAAALRGFIKEHGLSDLKVWTSQLRRSIQTAEALGVPYEQWKILNEIDAGVCEEMTYEMIQNAFPEEFALRDQDKYHYRYPGGESYQDLVQRLEPVIMELERQGNVLVVCHQAVMRCLLAYFLDKNADDLPYLKCPLHTVLKLTPVAYGCKVEMFYLNVEAVNTHRDRPLEPMCDGIVFENPEDGVDCFRF; this is encoded by the exons ATGTGTGATGAAGCCAAGAGAGCCGAGCCCAGGACCAATGGCAAGCAGTGCT caTGGGCATCCTACATGACCAACTCCCCAACTTTGATTGTCATGATTGGACTGCCAGCCAGAGGCAAGACCTACATGTCAAAGAAGCTCACGCGCTATCTGAATTGGATCGGAGTTCCTACAAAAG TTTTTAACCTGGGGGTTTACAGAAGGGAGGCAGTTAAAGCGTACAAGTCTTATGACTTTTTTCGACATGACAATGAAGAGGCCATGAAAATAAGAAA GCAGTGTGCTCTGGTAGCCCTGCAGGATGTGAAGGCTTATCTGAATGAAGAAGGAGGACAAATTGCA GTGTTTGACGCAACAAACACAACCCGGGAGCGGCGGGATCTGATCCTGAACTTTGTAAAGGAGAATGCCTACAAG GTGTTTTTTGTCGAGTCTGTTTGTGACGACCTGGATATTATCGCTGCTAATATTATG GAAGTGAAGGTGTCGAGTCCGGATTACCCCGAAGCACACAGAGAAAGGGTGATGGGTGACTTCTTAAAGCGCATCGAGTGCTACAAAGTTACCTACCAACCGTTAGACCCCGATGATTATGACAA AGACCTGTCCTTTATTAAGGTGATGAACGTGGGTCGGCGTTACCTGGTGAACCGCATACAGGACTACATCCAGAGCAAGATCGTCTACTATCTGATGAACATCCGTGTGCACTCCCACTGCATCTACCTGTGTCGGCATGGCGAGAGCAACCACAATGTGCAGGGTCGCATCGGGGGCGACTCGGAGCTCTCGCCCCGTGGCAAGCAG TTTGCAGCAGCTCTGCGTGGGTTCATCAAGGAGCATGGCCTGTCCGATCTAAAGGTGTGGACGAGCCAACTGAGGAGGTCCATCCAGACGGCTGAGGCTCTGGGAGTGCCGTACGAACAGTGGAAGATCTTGAACGAGATTGATGCT ggTGTCTGTGAGGAAATGACCTATGAGATGATCCAAAACGCGTTCCCAGAAGAGTTTGCACTAAGGGACCAGGACAAATACCATTATAGATATCCAGGAGGCGAG TCTTATCAGGACCTGGTCCAGCGTCTGGAGCCTGTGATTATGGAGCTGGAGAGACAGGGAAATGTTCTGGTGGTCTGTCATCAGGCTGTTATGAGATGTCTTCTGGCTTattttttggataaaaatgcAG ACGATCTGCCGTACCTGAAGTGTCCACTGCACACTGTTCTGAAGCTCACTCCTGTCGCCTATG GTTGTAAAGTGGAAATGTTTTATCTGAATGTGGAGGCGGTCAACACACACCGCGACAGACCATTG GAACCCATGTGCGACGGAATCGTCTTTGAAAACCCAGAAGACGGCGTTGACTGTTTCCGCTTCTGA
- the pfkfb2b gene encoding 6-phosphofructo-2-kinase/fructose-2,6-bisphosphatase 2 isoform X5 — protein MCDEAKRAEPRTNGKQCSWASYMTNSPTLIVMIGLPARGKTYMSKKLTRYLNWIGVPTKVFNLGVYRREAVKAYKSYDFFRHDNEEAMKIRKQCALVALQDVKAYLNEEGGQIAVFDATNTTRERRDLILNFVKENAYKVFFVESVCDDLDIIAANIMEVKVSSPDYPEAHRERVMGDFLKRIECYKVTYQPLDPDDYDKDLSFIKVMNVGRRYLVNRIQDYIQSKIVYYLMNIRVHSHCIYLCRHGESNHNVQGRIGGDSELSPRGKQFAAALRGFIKEHGLSDLKVWTSQLRRSIQTAEALGVPYEQWKILNEIDAGVCEEMTYEMIQNAFPEEFALRDQDKYHYRYPGGESYQDLVQRLEPVIMELERQGNVLVVCHQAVMRCLLAYFLDKNADDLPYLKCPLHTVLKLTPVAYGCKVEMFYLNVEAVNTHRDRPLLSSCNTYGLSRLNPGASS, from the exons ATGTGTGATGAAGCCAAGAGAGCCGAGCCCAGGACCAATGGCAAGCAGTGCT caTGGGCATCCTACATGACCAACTCCCCAACTTTGATTGTCATGATTGGACTGCCAGCCAGAGGCAAGACCTACATGTCAAAGAAGCTCACGCGCTATCTGAATTGGATCGGAGTTCCTACAAAAG TTTTTAACCTGGGGGTTTACAGAAGGGAGGCAGTTAAAGCGTACAAGTCTTATGACTTTTTTCGACATGACAATGAAGAGGCCATGAAAATAAGAAA GCAGTGTGCTCTGGTAGCCCTGCAGGATGTGAAGGCTTATCTGAATGAAGAAGGAGGACAAATTGCA GTGTTTGACGCAACAAACACAACCCGGGAGCGGCGGGATCTGATCCTGAACTTTGTAAAGGAGAATGCCTACAAG GTGTTTTTTGTCGAGTCTGTTTGTGACGACCTGGATATTATCGCTGCTAATATTATG GAAGTGAAGGTGTCGAGTCCGGATTACCCCGAAGCACACAGAGAAAGGGTGATGGGTGACTTCTTAAAGCGCATCGAGTGCTACAAAGTTACCTACCAACCGTTAGACCCCGATGATTATGACAA AGACCTGTCCTTTATTAAGGTGATGAACGTGGGTCGGCGTTACCTGGTGAACCGCATACAGGACTACATCCAGAGCAAGATCGTCTACTATCTGATGAACATCCGTGTGCACTCCCACTGCATCTACCTGTGTCGGCATGGCGAGAGCAACCACAATGTGCAGGGTCGCATCGGGGGCGACTCGGAGCTCTCGCCCCGTGGCAAGCAG TTTGCAGCAGCTCTGCGTGGGTTCATCAAGGAGCATGGCCTGTCCGATCTAAAGGTGTGGACGAGCCAACTGAGGAGGTCCATCCAGACGGCTGAGGCTCTGGGAGTGCCGTACGAACAGTGGAAGATCTTGAACGAGATTGATGCT ggTGTCTGTGAGGAAATGACCTATGAGATGATCCAAAACGCGTTCCCAGAAGAGTTTGCACTAAGGGACCAGGACAAATACCATTATAGATATCCAGGAGGCGAG TCTTATCAGGACCTGGTCCAGCGTCTGGAGCCTGTGATTATGGAGCTGGAGAGACAGGGAAATGTTCTGGTGGTCTGTCATCAGGCTGTTATGAGATGTCTTCTGGCTTattttttggataaaaatgcAG ACGATCTGCCGTACCTGAAGTGTCCACTGCACACTGTTCTGAAGCTCACTCCTGTCGCCTATG GTTGTAAAGTGGAAATGTTTTATCTGAATGTGGAGGCGGTCAACACACACCGCGACAGACCATTG CTCTCTTCATGTAACACTTACGGTCTCTCCCGTCTCAACCCAGGGGCAAGCTCGTAG